Part of the Methanomassiliicoccus sp. genome is shown below.
ATGCCTCCATCGTCCTCTATGCGGTGCTGGGAGGAGGCGTGCTGGGCATGTGGAGCAACAGTCTAAGGGCCTCAGGGTTCAGCATCAATTATGATAGGATGGTGGGGACGCTTGAGCCGCTGATGGTGACCCCCACACCTCTCATGGAGGTGATCGCAGGACGGGCGATCTGGAACGCCTTGATCGGACTCCTCAGCTCCTTGCTCGTATTCATACTGGCGGAGGTGGTCTTCCAGACGAGCATCAAGCTCGCCGAGCCCATCCTGTTCTTCATCGCGCTGACGCTCGTCCTCCTATCCCTGTCGACGATAGGGCTCTTTCTAGCCGCTTTCTTTGTTTTCACCCGTGCCTCCTCGGTGCTCACCCAGATATTGGAGCTCCCCATATTCATTGTCAGCGGGGCGATGATCCCCATCAACATGATGCCCACTTGGTCCTGGCCATTGTCCTTCACCTTTGGACCGTTCTGGGGTGTGGATGCCCTCCAGATCTCGGCGGGAGTGACCACTACTAGCCCCATCCCTCTCGGCTACATCGGAGACCTTCTGATGATGCTGTTGATAACGTCTGTCTACCTTGCCGTCACTTGGGTCCTCTTCAAAAAGATGGACAGCAAGGCAAGGGAGAGCGGTTCCCTGGGGAGGTACTGAGAATGGGGTCCATTCAGCAGGAGATCGCAGTTCTGAAAAGTGCATATAGAGTGTCCCTGCTCTCGATGTTCGCTGCGGTCCCATGGTGGTTATGGCTCTTGCAGTTGATCACAATCGGCCTGACCCAGATGCTGTACTTCGTCCTCATGACCGGTGTCGCAGGGGGAACGACCTTGAGCATATCGGAGGTAGCCTTGGGTAATGCCCTGCAAGCGGTCACCTATTCTACGGTGTTCGCTGTGTGCAGCATCCCCGGGGATGAGAAGCACTCAGCCACGTTACCATTATTGATGAACACACCCACCAAGCTGCACTCGGTCATCATAGGCAAATCCCTCTTTCACATCGCAGCCGGAATGATGACGGTGGTAGTCTCCCTCGCATTCGCCGCTCTCGTGTTCGGGGTAAGCTTTGCCCGGGTGGATGTCCTATCTTTGACCATGGTCGTTCTTGTCACGACATATGCCATGACAGGCTTCGGTCTCATGCTGAGCAGCATCGGGATCTACCTGCGCTCTTCCATACTCCTGGCAAGCTTTTTTCTATACATCGGTCTGATTTTTTGTGGGGTCAACTTCCCGGTCTCGCAGCTGCCCTCCTTCCTGCAGCCCATATCGGCGGTCCTCCCGATGACATATGGTGTGCATTCATTGAGGATGGCAATAGAAGGTGCGGCGGTGATCGAAATCGTACAGGACCTTGCGATGATGTTGGTGATCGGGTCGATCATGCTGATTGTCGGTCTCTTGATGCTGAGATTGTTCGAGAGGCTGGCGAGGGTCAAGGGGTCCTTAGAGAT
Proteins encoded:
- a CDS encoding ABC transporter permease, which gives rise to MPNLHAIAGSFKKQALDFIADPQWIIPSMVAPFTFTLVTLMIFPERDASIVLYAVLGGGVLGMWSNSLRASGFSINYDRMVGTLEPLMVTPTPLMEVIAGRAIWNALIGLLSSLLVFILAEVVFQTSIKLAEPILFFIALTLVLLSLSTIGLFLAAFFVFTRASSVLTQILELPIFIVSGAMIPINMMPTWSWPLSFTFGPFWGVDALQISAGVTTTSPIPLGYIGDLLMMLLITSVYLAVTWVLFKKMDSKARESGSLGRY
- a CDS encoding ABC transporter permease — protein: MGSIQQEIAVLKSAYRVSLLSMFAAVPWWLWLLQLITIGLTQMLYFVLMTGVAGGTTLSISEVALGNALQAVTYSTVFAVCSIPGDEKHSATLPLLMNTPTKLHSVIIGKSLFHIAAGMMTVVVSLAFAALVFGVSFARVDVLSLTMVVLVTTYAMTGFGLMLSSIGIYLRSSILLASFFLYIGLIFCGVNFPVSQLPSFLQPISAVLPMTYGVHSLRMAIEGAAVIEIVQDLAMMLVIGSIMLIVGLLMLRLFERLARVKGSLEMF